From a region of the Maridesulfovibrio ferrireducens genome:
- a CDS encoding retron St85 family effector protein → MLPHSIVTDQIRKNECFLRQDALIVFVCGRALSASGSKRKLFLDYARKHIQGFHFLLAEDLFKVRGTRGSDLLTTEKDLANYSDCIIIILESESAFAELGAFAVLDDLCKIILPINDKSFEKSDSFINLGPLEKIDSYKKGLGPTIHANMDSFAHCFSEVQTRLNKIQMRRRKRLKINEYSSFITNDKERLLLIYDIINIFAPIKKNEIINVFKSIYGSKRFDKINFDVLLLVTLGFIQEFDGFYFSSRPGLRFIDFATDSYFQLKSEIIIHYKKKDPQRLRLLGKVSSDAR, encoded by the coding sequence ATGTTGCCACATTCTATCGTTACAGACCAAATTAGAAAAAACGAATGTTTTCTTCGACAAGATGCCTTAATTGTTTTTGTGTGTGGAAGAGCTCTCTCCGCCAGTGGATCAAAGCGCAAGCTGTTTCTTGACTATGCCCGCAAACACATTCAAGGATTTCATTTTTTATTAGCGGAAGATCTTTTCAAAGTAAGAGGGACAAGAGGAAGTGACTTACTAACAACAGAGAAGGATTTAGCTAATTACTCTGATTGCATAATAATTATTCTTGAAAGTGAAAGTGCTTTTGCTGAGCTAGGAGCTTTCGCCGTACTAGACGATTTATGTAAGATAATCCTACCTATCAACGATAAATCATTCGAAAAATCTGATTCTTTCATTAATTTAGGTCCTCTTGAAAAAATTGATTCATACAAAAAAGGTCTAGGCCCCACAATCCATGCAAATATGGACTCATTTGCCCATTGTTTTTCAGAGGTACAAACACGGCTGAATAAAATTCAAATGCGTAGACGAAAACGTCTAAAAATTAACGAATACTCTTCTTTTATTACTAATGACAAAGAACGCTTACTATTAATATATGACATTATTAATATATTTGCACCGATAAAGAAAAACGAGATTATAAACGTTTTTAAATCTATTTACGGATCTAAACGTTTTGACAAAATAAATTTCGACGTGCTTCTCCTGGTAACCTTGGGATTTATACAAGAATTTGATGGCTTCTATTTTTCTTCAAGACCAGGGCTAAGATTTATAGACTTTGCCACAGACAGTTATTTTCAACTAAAATCAGAAATTATTATACATTACAAAAAGAAAGACCCACAACGCCTTAGACTTCTAGGCAAGGTTTCAAGTGATGCCCGATAA
- a CDS encoding retron St85 family RNA-directed DNA polymerase, translating to MPDKLNLVGKLSFFLGASEEDIKTSANSMSRKYKQYKIPKKNGGSRTILHPCRPLKALQYAIHEVLLNKLEVHPIAHAYVPNQKSPLKQSAKAHTNYKYTIRIDFENFFPSIRPEDLELQINKNFILSKTDKYLLRTVLFYQKNRGSRPILPIGAPTSPTISNIVMFNLDELLLKTSKEHDRDSALTRYADDIYFSTNIKGCCKLFYDEIFQLLKRIDSPRLKINTNKTLFLSKGTKRVVNGLFVTPNGKVSIGRKRKTQIKSLIYKHSQTALMGKELLQTRGLLAFIQDCEPEFYNTLALKYGVHFYSIKES from the coding sequence ATGCCCGATAAATTAAACCTAGTTGGAAAATTATCATTTTTCCTTGGTGCATCTGAAGAAGACATCAAAACAAGCGCAAATTCTATGTCTCGCAAATATAAACAATACAAAATACCCAAAAAAAATGGCGGTAGCCGCACAATATTACATCCTTGCAGACCTTTAAAAGCTCTACAATATGCAATACACGAAGTATTACTTAACAAACTTGAAGTCCACCCTATAGCACATGCGTATGTTCCTAACCAAAAATCTCCACTCAAACAATCTGCAAAAGCTCACACTAACTATAAATACACAATTAGAATTGACTTTGAAAATTTTTTCCCTTCAATTCGCCCCGAAGATTTAGAATTACAAATTAATAAAAATTTTATATTATCAAAAACAGATAAATACTTGTTAAGAACAGTGCTTTTTTATCAAAAAAACAGAGGATCTCGTCCAATTTTACCCATCGGGGCTCCAACGTCTCCAACAATAAGCAATATAGTCATGTTCAATTTGGATGAGCTTCTCTTAAAAACATCAAAAGAACATGATCGAGATTCAGCTCTTACTCGCTATGCTGACGACATTTATTTTTCAACGAACATTAAAGGCTGTTGCAAACTTTTTTATGATGAAATTTTTCAACTTTTGAAAAGAATAGATTCGCCTAGACTTAAAATTAATACAAATAAAACTTTATTTTTATCCAAAGGAACGAAAAGGGTAGTCAACGGATTGTTCGTTACGCCAAATGGAAAAGTTTCCATAGGAAGAAAAAGAAAAACACAGATAAAATCATTAATCTACAAACACTCCCAAACAGCACTTATGGGAAAAGAACTCTTACAAACAAGAGGACTTCTGGCATTTATACAAGATTGCGAACCTGAATTTTACAACACACTTGCTCTGAAATATGGTGTTCACTTTTATTCAATAAAAGAATCATAA
- a CDS encoding glycosyltransferase family 2 protein produces MSEYSAVIILESVPEDLPMTLLSIIIPNYNYGRFADRFFSSLIAQSMSFDGVEILFVDDGSSDDSIEQAQKWAEKIECEKFEILTPVRTGKPGFVRNYGLERAKGKYLICLDPDDILHPDFIPSCIETLDQNPEIDLVYTDYLENKLDGSREVRLPKFSQAHLRTQNTISPAAMYRRKLWDSGIRYKDNSRYEDWDYWVQCLMAGAKFQLIPQVLYNYEIHETNFSIQAVKDDGVAKAQIVLNNPDFFHPMVQHWASDHMRGRIHASAFQRGYIPRPEDIKALLIKIETGLS; encoded by the coding sequence ATGAGTGAGTATTCAGCAGTAATAATATTAGAATCTGTACCGGAAGATCTACCTATGACACTACTTTCGATTATCATACCGAATTATAATTACGGACGGTTCGCAGACAGGTTCTTTAGTTCTCTGATAGCGCAGTCCATGTCGTTTGATGGTGTTGAAATTTTATTTGTTGATGACGGCAGTAGTGATGATTCCATTGAGCAGGCGCAGAAATGGGCCGAGAAGATTGAGTGTGAAAAATTTGAAATTTTGACACCGGTTAGAACTGGAAAACCCGGTTTTGTCCGTAATTACGGTCTCGAGCGCGCGAAAGGTAAATATTTAATCTGTCTCGACCCTGACGACATTCTCCATCCTGATTTTATTCCCTCATGTATCGAAACTCTTGATCAGAATCCTGAAATTGATCTCGTATATACTGACTACTTGGAAAACAAGTTGGACGGCTCACGGGAAGTGCGTCTTCCTAAATTTAGTCAGGCTCATTTACGGACTCAAAATACAATATCACCTGCCGCGATGTATCGTCGCAAATTATGGGACAGCGGAATAAGATACAAAGATAATAGCCGTTATGAGGATTGGGATTACTGGGTGCAATGTCTTATGGCCGGTGCAAAATTCCAACTTATTCCACAGGTTTTGTATAATTATGAAATCCACGAAACAAATTTTTCGATTCAGGCAGTTAAAGATGACGGCGTAGCCAAGGCACAGATAGTATTGAATAATCCTGACTTTTTTCATCCGATGGTACAGCACTGGGCGAGTGACCATATGCGTGGAAGGATACATGCCTCAGCTTTTCAAAGGGGCTATATTCCCAGACCTGAGGATATTAAAGCTCTTTTGATTAAAATTGAAACAGGTCTGAGTTGA
- the msrB gene encoding peptide-methionine (R)-S-oxide reductase MsrB, which yields MNNESELAIATVAGGCFWCVESDLEKVAGVEKVISGYAGGDVKNPSYEQVSSGTTGHLEAVQIYFDPQQVSYEKILDIFLKHHDPTDPDGSFNDRGKQYSSAIFYHDENQKKIAGKMLVALDGSGRFANPVATKLIPFTAFFEAEEYHQDYYKKNPVRYNWYRFLSGRDSFIKDHWGDEVSVANPPAQGGVYTRPSDDELEKTLTPIQFKVARKDGTEPAFTNEYWDNHKSGIYVDVVSGEPLFSSTDKFKSGTGWPSFTRPLEKENVVEREDNTLFTKRTEVRSKAADSHLGHVFPDGPPPTGLRYCINSASLKFIPKEELEEKGYGKYLNLFR from the coding sequence ATGAATAATGAATCCGAGCTCGCCATAGCAACAGTTGCCGGCGGGTGTTTTTGGTGCGTGGAATCTGATCTGGAAAAAGTCGCGGGAGTTGAAAAGGTAATCTCGGGATATGCCGGAGGAGATGTAAAAAATCCATCTTACGAGCAAGTCAGCTCCGGCACAACGGGCCACCTTGAAGCTGTTCAGATTTACTTTGATCCGCAACAGGTGAGTTATGAGAAAATTCTGGATATATTCCTGAAACATCATGACCCGACTGACCCGGATGGTTCCTTCAATGATCGGGGAAAGCAGTATTCTTCAGCAATTTTCTACCATGATGAGAATCAGAAGAAAATTGCAGGGAAGATGCTGGTAGCACTGGATGGCTCAGGACGATTTGCTAATCCTGTAGCAACAAAGCTGATACCGTTTACAGCCTTTTTTGAAGCAGAAGAGTATCATCAGGATTACTATAAGAAGAATCCGGTGCGTTACAATTGGTATAGATTTCTTTCAGGTCGCGATTCTTTTATTAAGGACCATTGGGGAGATGAGGTTAGCGTAGCTAATCCGCCTGCACAGGGTGGAGTTTATACACGACCAAGTGATGATGAACTTGAGAAGACTCTTACTCCTATTCAGTTTAAGGTTGCGCGCAAAGATGGAACAGAACCGGCTTTTACCAATGAATACTGGGATAACCATAAATCTGGAATTTACGTTGATGTGGTTTCAGGGGAACCTTTGTTCAGTTCAACTGATAAATTCAAGTCCGGTACAGGCTGGCCGAGTTTTACGCGCCCTCTTGAAAAGGAAAATGTAGTTGAACGGGAAGATAATACTTTATTTACGAAGCGTACAGAAGTGCGGTCAAAAGCGGCTGATTCGCATCTGGGGCATGTGTTCCCGGACGGTCCACCACCAACCGGACTTCGTTATTGTATCAACTCAGCTTCCTTAAAGTTTATCCCGAAGGAAGAATTAGAAGAGAAGGGATACGGAAAGTATTTGAATCTCTTTAGGTAA